One genomic region from Leptospira tipperaryensis encodes:
- the hprK gene encoding HPr(Ser) kinase/phosphatase has translation MSMPGINVSNILNEHEELGLRLLAGEKGLTNRINMSEINRPGLSLTGFYESFAHDRIQIFGKGEWAYITSRSPEDLKQIAADFFSFHLNCIIFTHGNPPPPIFQENCERLGIPLMISDVSTHKFITLISGILDRSLAPRTMRHGVLIEVFGIGILLSGKSGVGKSETALELIERGHRLVADDMVEIRRLSESYLIGTCSDLLRHHMEIRGLGILNIKDIFGIGSVRDHKLIELIIHLEEWAEDKDFDRTGLENPTEELLGVQIPLIRVPVRPGRNIPIIVETAAMNQRLRKLGKNAAQEFNQKLGQYLQQGKIERNPPQN, from the coding sequence ATGTCCATGCCGGGAATCAACGTTTCGAATATTCTCAACGAACACGAGGAATTGGGTCTTCGCCTTTTGGCGGGCGAAAAAGGTCTCACCAATCGAATCAACATGTCCGAGATCAATCGCCCCGGTCTTTCCCTCACCGGTTTTTACGAAAGTTTTGCACACGATCGGATTCAGATTTTCGGAAAAGGAGAATGGGCTTATATAACTTCCCGATCTCCCGAAGACCTCAAACAAATCGCCGCCGATTTTTTTAGCTTTCATCTCAATTGTATCATTTTCACACACGGAAATCCTCCGCCTCCGATCTTCCAAGAAAACTGCGAAAGACTCGGAATTCCTCTGATGATTTCGGACGTTTCAACTCATAAGTTCATCACTCTGATCTCAGGAATCTTGGATCGAAGCCTAGCGCCGAGAACGATGAGACACGGGGTTTTGATAGAAGTTTTCGGAATCGGAATTCTTCTTTCTGGAAAAAGCGGAGTTGGTAAAAGCGAAACGGCTCTGGAACTCATCGAAAGAGGGCACCGTTTGGTCGCCGACGATATGGTGGAGATCAGAAGGCTTTCCGAAAGTTATTTGATTGGAACCTGTTCGGATCTCTTACGTCACCACATGGAAATTCGTGGATTAGGAATTTTGAATATTAAAGATATCTTTGGTATTGGTTCGGTCAGAGACCACAAATTGATAGAACTCATCATCCATCTGGAAGAATGGGCCGAAGACAAGGACTTTGATCGAACGGGTCTTGAAAATCCCACGGAAGAATTACTCGGGGTGCAGATTCCTCTGATCCGAGTTCCGGTAAGACCGGGAAGGAACATTCCGATCATCGTCGAGACCGCGGCGATGAACCAACGTTTGCGTAAATTGGGCAAAAACGCCGCGCAAGAATTCAATCAAAAATTAGGTCAATATTTACAGCAGGGTAAAATTGAAAGAAATCCTCCTCAAAATTAA
- the lptB gene encoding LPS export ABC transporter ATP-binding protein: MSKTFRMENLVKVYNKRKVVDGASFDIKKGEVVGLLGPNGAGKTTSFYMSVGFVRPDSGKVYIDGQDVTDSPMHIRARSGVGYLAQEASIFRKLTVAENLEAILETMNLPRAEVIRRRDELLIELQIMRVANQKGYTLSGGERRRCEIARALVTNPDFILLDEPFAGVDPIAVKDIQTVIQSLKDRGLGILITDHNVRETLKITDRAYIMYSGRILISGSTHDLVNDPETRRIYLGEDFTL; encoded by the coding sequence ATGAGTAAAACCTTCCGAATGGAAAACCTGGTCAAGGTCTACAACAAAAGAAAGGTCGTAGACGGAGCCAGCTTCGATATCAAAAAAGGAGAAGTGGTCGGATTGCTCGGTCCCAATGGAGCCGGTAAAACCACTTCTTTCTATATGTCCGTAGGATTTGTAAGACCGGACTCAGGCAAAGTTTATATAGACGGACAAGACGTAACCGATTCTCCGATGCATATCCGTGCGAGGTCCGGAGTAGGTTATCTCGCACAAGAAGCTTCTATCTTTCGTAAACTCACAGTCGCCGAAAACCTGGAAGCCATTTTAGAAACGATGAATCTCCCCCGAGCCGAAGTCATTCGAAGAAGAGATGAACTCCTAATTGAATTGCAGATCATGCGAGTCGCCAATCAAAAGGGTTATACTCTTTCGGGTGGGGAAAGAAGACGTTGTGAAATCGCAAGAGCCCTCGTGACCAACCCGGACTTTATTCTTTTGGATGAACCCTTTGCCGGAGTAGATCCGATCGCGGTAAAAGATATTCAAACCGTAATTCAATCCTTAAAAGACAGAGGACTCGGAATTCTCATCACGGACCACAACGTAAGAGAAACTTTGAAGATCACCGATCGCGCCTATATCATGTACAGCGGAAGAATTTTGATCTCCGGTTCCACACACGATCTCGTCAACGATCCAGAAACCAGAAGAATTTATTTGGGCGAGGATTTTACGCTGTGA
- the priA gene encoding replication restart helicase PriA, which translates to MIYYAEVAFDLPIEEDTFTYEVPPGTKVGVRVHAKLRNREEEGIIVSVHQNEPSYKVLPVDKIIDKTPILLQEQIDLAYWMKDQYIASLGECIYKMIPAGRRQVKLEAFPSDAEGKPVKLNQEQDVAYQNIVSTFGQTAVHLLFGITGSGKTEVYIHLIQKILESSDRSVILLVPEISLTFHIIRKLELIFPGQLAVLHSALKVSEKFKAYNELLTGKKRIAVGTRSAVFAPVSNVGLIIIDEDHDSSFKEHSSPRYHARQVAMQRCKTNNAVLVMGTATPSLEIYHLAKEGKIHLHTLTKRPEGVMPPTVRIVENQKESNVLSSELSFAIKQRLDKKEQVILLLNRRGYSPLIYSPATSSYVPCPNCTTNLCYHKKGTAICHLCGHTETLDSLEKRMGETLTLKGTGTQKLEENLLEAFPQTRVERLDQDSIQDRSLLNEVISRLLGGEIDILTGTQMIAKGLDASQVTLVGVLNAGIGLGLPDFRANERVFSLLTQVAGRAGRSTLKGEVLIETNAPDHPVIQMAMTQDYIQFYEWEIPVRKELFYPPFSRLIRIVSRSKDETVSLETIELVFNALKKFFPSKDTVMLGPAPCPFYRIDSNFRNHIILKTSSIQYWREIIKKEVRPLKLSKKVYLEIDFDPLDLV; encoded by the coding sequence TTGATCTATTACGCCGAGGTCGCGTTTGATCTTCCGATCGAGGAAGACACTTTTACATACGAGGTTCCTCCCGGTACAAAAGTTGGAGTCCGTGTTCACGCAAAGTTGCGCAATCGAGAAGAAGAGGGCATCATTGTTTCCGTTCACCAAAACGAACCAAGCTACAAGGTTCTGCCTGTGGATAAGATCATAGATAAAACTCCGATTCTTCTCCAAGAACAGATCGACTTGGCGTATTGGATGAAGGATCAATACATCGCTTCCTTGGGAGAATGTATCTACAAGATGATTCCCGCCGGAAGAAGACAGGTCAAACTCGAAGCCTTTCCCTCGGACGCGGAAGGGAAACCCGTAAAACTCAATCAAGAACAGGATGTCGCTTATCAAAATATAGTTTCAACTTTCGGTCAAACGGCGGTTCATCTTTTATTCGGAATCACCGGTTCCGGAAAAACGGAAGTCTACATCCATCTCATCCAAAAAATTTTGGAAAGTTCGGATCGATCCGTGATTCTTCTCGTTCCCGAAATTAGTTTGACCTTTCATATCATTCGAAAACTGGAACTCATCTTTCCGGGTCAACTCGCGGTATTACATTCCGCCCTGAAAGTTTCCGAAAAATTCAAAGCATACAACGAACTTCTCACCGGCAAAAAAAGAATCGCGGTGGGAACAAGAAGTGCGGTCTTCGCACCCGTTTCGAACGTGGGTCTGATCATCATAGACGAGGATCATGATTCTTCCTTTAAAGAACATTCGAGTCCGAGATACCACGCAAGACAAGTCGCGATGCAGAGGTGCAAGACAAACAACGCGGTTCTCGTGATGGGGACGGCGACACCTTCCCTAGAAATCTATCACTTAGCGAAAGAAGGGAAAATTCATCTTCATACCCTCACCAAACGGCCCGAAGGCGTTATGCCTCCTACGGTTCGTATCGTGGAAAATCAAAAAGAATCCAACGTTTTAAGTTCGGAACTTTCCTTTGCAATAAAACAACGTTTGGATAAAAAAGAGCAGGTGATTCTTCTTTTAAATCGAAGAGGTTACAGTCCTCTGATCTATTCTCCTGCGACTTCGTCGTACGTTCCTTGTCCGAATTGTACGACCAATCTTTGTTATCACAAAAAAGGGACCGCGATCTGCCACCTCTGCGGCCACACCGAAACGTTAGACTCGCTTGAAAAACGAATGGGCGAAACCCTGACCCTCAAAGGAACGGGAACTCAAAAGCTGGAAGAAAATCTTCTCGAAGCGTTTCCGCAAACACGCGTCGAACGTCTCGATCAGGATTCGATCCAGGATCGAAGTTTGTTAAACGAAGTCATCTCCCGTCTTTTAGGAGGTGAGATCGATATTCTTACCGGAACCCAGATGATCGCAAAAGGTCTGGATGCGTCCCAAGTAACGTTAGTCGGTGTTTTAAACGCGGGAATCGGACTCGGTCTTCCGGATTTTAGAGCCAACGAAAGGGTTTTTTCCCTTTTGACCCAGGTTGCGGGAAGAGCGGGGCGTTCGACGCTCAAAGGCGAGGTTCTGATCGAAACCAACGCACCAGACCACCCGGTCATTCAGATGGCGATGACCCAAGACTATATTCAATTTTATGAATGGGAAATCCCCGTTCGAAAGGAATTATTTTATCCGCCGTTCTCCCGTTTGATTCGAATTGTATCCAGATCCAAAGACGAGACCGTTTCTCTGGAAACGATCGAACTCGTCTTTAACGCTCTTAAAAAATTCTTTCCTTCGAAAGATACGGTTATGCTCGGCCCGGCGCCTTGCCCTTTTTATAGAATCGATTCCAACTTTCGAAATCATATCATTCTCAAAACGTCTTCGATTCAATATTGGAGAGAGATCATCAAAAAAGAAGTTCGTCCTTTGAAACTTTCCAAAAAAGTTTATCTTGAAATCGACTTTGATCCCTTAGATTTGGTGTAA
- a CDS encoding HPr family phosphocarrier protein: protein MKEILLKINENGTGMHARPASVFVNCASRFPCEITVVKDDVEVNGKSIMGLMMLALAPGNEFTIQVRGDKEEEALEALTNLVKNDFV, encoded by the coding sequence TTGAAAGAAATCCTCCTCAAAATTAATGAGAATGGGACTGGGATGCACGCGAGACCAGCCTCCGTATTCGTAAATTGCGCTTCCAGATTTCCCTGCGAAATCACGGTAGTCAAAGACGACGTGGAAGTGAACGGAAAGAGTATCATGGGACTTATGATGCTCGCCCTCGCTCCGGGAAACGAATTTACGATTCAGGTCCGAGGCGACAAAGAAGAAGAAGCCTTGGAGGCTTTGACAAATCTCGTAAAAAACGACTTTGTTTGA
- a CDS encoding LptA/OstA family protein, giving the protein MIRKVLLLILFCFAFSQNHGNVKPPLLIGSETADRKFVSIPENVEKKNTAPSFPTLWGGSALTQEDKMVSGLKITAFILEGGAWIQHKKVKLSANQIEVYGKDAFKGFLKGGVFIQDGDNGVTLRAGTGEYDKLEEKIYIKDRPRLFHTDKSGTKTVISATFIERNLAKKTTLLKENVVIAHPQITILCKEAVFEEDEDKITTDPNPILIAKDRYLTGNQLTFYTNENRVELTGESILFQNYMDTEKVENKDSKEKQQPTEEKTKKEVRRIAIFKGDRLISDKDETGENRVGLYGNATIYRHTMKMNAEKLISYGKNSTKVEARNQITMHDRENRLILSGNVLDYFKNEQYIHLTDSGKIDFLDKKTDAVTSTMTAVEFERFMDKNETVIRGNVLIEGKDSSATGEYATYFEKEEKVYLEGNPTLKKNGRDIHAGRIIFFPREGRALLTDGIIPGK; this is encoded by the coding sequence ATGATTCGAAAGGTTTTGCTTTTGATTCTATTTTGTTTTGCGTTTTCGCAAAATCATGGAAACGTAAAACCACCTCTTCTCATCGGCAGCGAAACCGCCGACCGAAAATTTGTAAGTATTCCCGAAAACGTGGAAAAGAAAAACACGGCTCCGAGTTTTCCGACCCTCTGGGGCGGCTCCGCTTTGACTCAGGAAGATAAGATGGTCTCCGGTCTCAAGATCACCGCATTCATTTTAGAAGGCGGGGCTTGGATTCAACACAAGAAGGTCAAACTCTCCGCCAATCAAATCGAAGTCTATGGAAAGGACGCATTCAAAGGATTCTTAAAAGGCGGTGTGTTTATCCAAGACGGAGACAACGGAGTCACCTTACGCGCGGGTACTGGAGAATACGATAAGCTCGAAGAAAAGATTTATATCAAAGATCGTCCCAGACTCTTTCACACGGACAAAAGCGGAACCAAGACCGTCATCTCCGCGACCTTTATCGAAAGAAACCTCGCCAAAAAAACCACTCTCTTAAAAGAAAACGTCGTCATCGCTCATCCGCAAATAACGATCCTTTGTAAAGAAGCAGTCTTTGAAGAAGACGAAGACAAGATCACGACAGACCCCAATCCAATCTTAATCGCTAAGGATCGTTATCTCACAGGAAATCAACTCACGTTTTATACGAATGAAAATCGAGTCGAGCTTACGGGAGAAAGTATTCTTTTTCAGAATTATATGGATACCGAAAAGGTTGAAAATAAGGATTCAAAAGAGAAACAACAACCGACCGAAGAAAAAACAAAAAAAGAAGTTAGACGAATCGCGATTTTTAAAGGTGATCGTTTAATCAGTGATAAAGACGAAACCGGAGAAAACAGAGTCGGTCTCTATGGAAACGCCACCATCTATCGTCATACCATGAAAATGAATGCTGAAAAGTTAATCAGCTATGGAAAAAATTCCACAAAAGTTGAAGCCAGAAATCAGATCACGATGCACGATCGTGAAAACCGATTGATCCTCTCCGGGAATGTCCTTGACTACTTCAAAAATGAACAGTACATTCATTTGACCGATTCGGGAAAAATCGATTTTCTCGATAAAAAAACGGACGCGGTAACGAGTACGATGACCGCTGTCGAGTTTGAAAGATTTATGGATAAGAATGAAACAGTCATTCGTGGAAACGTTCTGATAGAAGGCAAAGATTCTTCCGCAACGGGAGAATATGCTACGTATTTTGAAAAAGAGGAAAAAGTGTATCTTGAGGGAAATCCAACGTTGAAAAAAAACGGCCGAGACATTCATGCAGGAAGAATTATATTCTTTCCTAGAGAAGGCAGAGCCCTTTTGACCGATGGGATCATTCCCGGAAAGTAA
- a CDS encoding LIC_11548 family sensor histidine kinase, with the protein MNDETRYYLRDLLILGLIILLSVILAEAIQFSGRNIQTDDIGFLDRIVVYIFFFIPLFSLSLLISYFYRNKRNLETGRLKSSIRYRLTLSFIFVALLPSVPILFLSSNITGKIYERFYGIDIEEALSSGESLIRNEEEPKKKILIEKTRLLESFLRIHPLNLESLVAGASKLNLIQSDEFYVGIYENEKSILENRGLKYKPLEKDFKPFSKTSLWTEFTSYRPDYCMYYLRVPFPIGKRILQTGIRIHKGEEKIVYSLISTRRNYDRADLAKEKLPYRIRLTFSIITVSIFLLAIYFSLLFARRISRPIIELANATQKISMGDTDISLEIRETGEIGALIDSFNQMVQDLKSKNAELMQSQRIAAWKEVAQRMAHEIKNPLTPIQLSAERIRRKMKSENWEEFHEVVESGTKTIIKQVRVLEHLVNEFSDFARMPAPKLINQNLEPIIVEAVKLFEHTPQIKIETRIAKSFPQLFLDQKIILRVLTNLIKNSIEAIERKREKEELPDYIGSILISVSISRKIMRRVAIIAIEDNGIGISPELKQKVFEPYYSTKNNNTSGIGLAIVQKSVIDHNGHISIDSSSMGGCRFQIELPVS; encoded by the coding sequence ATGAACGATGAAACCAGATACTATCTAAGAGATTTACTCATCTTAGGTTTGATCATTCTTCTTTCCGTGATTCTCGCGGAAGCGATTCAATTTTCAGGAAGGAACATTCAAACCGACGATATCGGATTCTTAGATCGAATCGTAGTCTATATATTCTTTTTTATTCCGTTATTCTCCCTTTCTCTTTTGATTTCTTACTTCTATCGAAACAAAAGAAATCTCGAAACGGGAAGACTCAAGAGTTCGATTCGTTATCGATTGACCCTTTCTTTTATTTTCGTGGCTTTACTTCCTTCGGTGCCGATCCTTTTTCTTTCCTCGAATATCACCGGAAAAATCTACGAACGATTCTATGGAATCGATATTGAAGAAGCACTTTCCTCCGGTGAATCGCTGATTCGCAACGAAGAAGAACCGAAGAAAAAAATCCTGATCGAAAAAACAAGACTCTTGGAAAGTTTTTTAAGAATCCATCCTCTCAACTTGGAAAGTCTGGTCGCGGGAGCCTCTAAACTGAATCTCATCCAGAGCGACGAGTTTTACGTAGGAATCTACGAAAACGAAAAATCTATATTAGAAAATCGTGGTTTAAAATACAAACCCCTTGAAAAAGACTTTAAACCCTTTTCCAAAACTTCTCTCTGGACGGAATTTACTAGTTATCGTCCGGATTATTGTATGTATTATCTTCGAGTTCCGTTTCCGATCGGAAAACGAATTCTTCAAACCGGAATCAGAATCCACAAAGGAGAAGAGAAGATCGTCTACTCGCTCATCTCCACGCGCAGAAACTACGATCGTGCCGATTTGGCAAAAGAAAAACTTCCGTATCGAATTCGTTTAACATTTAGTATCATCACCGTTTCTATTTTTCTGTTAGCGATTTATTTTTCTCTTCTTTTCGCGAGAAGAATTTCAAGACCGATCATCGAGCTCGCAAACGCGACTCAGAAAATTTCGATGGGGGACACGGACATCAGTTTAGAAATCCGTGAAACCGGAGAAATCGGAGCCTTGATCGATTCTTTTAATCAGATGGTTCAGGATCTCAAATCCAAAAACGCGGAGCTCATGCAAAGTCAGAGAATCGCCGCCTGGAAGGAAGTCGCCCAAAGAATGGCTCATGAGATCAAAAATCCTCTGACTCCGATTCAACTTTCCGCGGAAAGGATTCGAAGAAAGATGAAATCAGAAAACTGGGAAGAGTTTCACGAAGTTGTGGAAAGCGGAACCAAAACGATCATCAAACAAGTTCGAGTTTTGGAACATCTTGTAAACGAGTTCTCCGACTTTGCCCGCATGCCCGCGCCAAAGCTCATCAATCAAAACTTAGAACCGATCATCGTGGAAGCAGTCAAACTTTTTGAACACACACCTCAGATCAAAATTGAAACAAGAATCGCAAAGTCCTTTCCTCAACTTTTTTTGGATCAAAAGATTATCCTTCGAGTTTTAACGAACCTCATTAAAAATTCCATTGAAGCGATCGAAAGAAAACGAGAGAAAGAGGAACTTCCGGATTATATCGGTTCCATTTTGATTTCCGTTTCGATTAGCAGAAAGATTATGCGAAGGGTTGCGATCATCGCGATCGAGGACAACGGAATCGGAATCTCACCCGAATTAAAACAAAAAGTATTCGAACCTTATTATTCCACAAAAAACAACAACACTTCGGGAATCGGCCTTGCGATTGTACAGAAAAGTGTGATTGACCATAACGGGCATATCTCGATAGATTCTTCCAGTATGGGCGGTTGCCGTTTCCAAATCGAACTCCCGGTTTCTTAA
- a CDS encoding sigma-54-dependent transcriptional regulator → MKIFIADDEPEIRKSLKEILEDEGFEVETFSTGKALLKQLKGDRPSLILLDVWLGKEDGIVVLDECKKIYPTLPILMISGHGTIEIAVSATKKGAVDFLEKPLSIEKVLQAIENVIQPDEKNQTADIKLEYDEILGNSPAIQKVKFAIAQAASTNARVFIYGENGTGKELVAKTIFKNSKRKDLPFVEMNCAAIPEELIESELFGFTKGAFTGATDSRIGKFEAANGGTLFLDEICDMSLSTQAKVLRILQEQRFEKLGSTETITVDVRIIAATNIPVEEAIRDGKFREDLYYRLNVIPITIPPLRERTSDIPLLVDYYIAKTLEENNLPPKKIESEAVSILQNHFWPGNIRELKNIMERLCIMTVGSTITANDARDALKGFKTANEMVELGDFRKAKEEFERQYIIKTLQTNEGNVTRTSRVLGIERSHLYRKMKSLNISSDQYTDG, encoded by the coding sequence ATGAAAATATTTATCGCCGACGACGAACCCGAAATCAGAAAGTCTCTGAAAGAAATTTTAGAAGACGAGGGCTTTGAAGTCGAAACGTTTTCGACCGGAAAGGCCCTCCTCAAACAACTCAAAGGAGACAGGCCGTCTTTAATTCTTCTCGACGTTTGGCTTGGAAAAGAGGACGGAATCGTAGTCTTAGACGAATGTAAAAAAATATATCCGACCCTTCCGATCTTAATGATCTCCGGACACGGAACGATTGAAATCGCGGTTTCCGCCACCAAAAAAGGTGCGGTCGACTTTTTGGAAAAACCTCTTTCCATCGAAAAGGTGCTCCAAGCGATAGAAAACGTAATCCAACCGGATGAAAAAAATCAAACCGCCGACATTAAATTAGAATATGATGAAATTCTGGGAAACTCTCCCGCGATTCAAAAAGTAAAGTTTGCAATCGCACAAGCCGCCTCGACAAACGCTAGAGTGTTTATCTATGGGGAGAATGGAACCGGCAAAGAACTCGTCGCCAAAACTATATTCAAGAATTCTAAAAGAAAAGATCTTCCTTTTGTGGAAATGAACTGCGCGGCCATCCCGGAAGAATTGATCGAATCCGAACTTTTCGGTTTTACCAAGGGCGCTTTCACAGGAGCGACCGATTCCAGAATCGGAAAATTCGAAGCAGCTAACGGCGGAACTCTATTCTTAGACGAGATCTGCGACATGTCTCTTTCGACTCAGGCGAAAGTATTACGAATCTTGCAAGAACAGAGATTCGAAAAATTAGGAAGCACCGAAACGATCACCGTCGATGTAAGAATCATCGCAGCCACCAACATTCCGGTCGAAGAGGCGATCCGAGACGGAAAATTTCGTGAAGACCTTTACTATCGTTTGAACGTGATTCCGATCACGATTCCTCCTTTGAGAGAAAGAACGTCCGATATTCCCTTACTCGTGGATTATTATATCGCAAAGACCTTGGAAGAAAACAACCTTCCTCCGAAAAAAATCGAATCCGAAGCGGTCTCCATTCTTCAAAATCATTTTTGGCCCGGAAACATAAGAGAGCTCAAAAACATCATGGAACGACTTTGTATTATGACCGTGGGTTCTACGATCACGGCAAACGACGCAAGGGACGCGCTCAAAGGTTTCAAAACGGCGAACGAAATGGTGGAGCTCGGAGATTTCAGAAAGGCAAAAGAAGAATTTGAAAGACAGTATATTATAAAAACATTACAGACAAACGAAGGGAACGTGACCAGAACATCCCGAGTTCTCGGAATCGAACGCTCGCATTTATACAGAAAGATGAAGTCGCTTAACATTTCTTCGGATCAATACACCGATGGATAA
- the rpoN gene encoding RNA polymerase factor sigma-54 yields MNLSHSLVQKQTQKLVMTQDLRQSIELLPLSTLELSDRISSELVENPMLEEEYASERNRTPDLYSRDDLKRKEKNDFLKNSDITWQDNFSIDRAGSGGTDASDRNQKYIESSPEKSSLSEHLLWQLRLSNLKPDEIAIGEILISMLDDHGFISIPIKDLCVEMKLNEKKVRKILGQIHRLDPIGIGAKDVQETLLIQANILKPDDTKLHTLIREHIKDLEKLDYKTISKKMELSLEAVESLASEIKKLEPYPATLYTANKPDYVIPDVVVREVDGEFDIYINDEWIPRLKINKEYKNILKNAKDSDKEYITTKLGSAEWLIRSVNQRRQTLFKVTSAIIEMQTEFFRKGIQFIKPLTLKDIAERLDMHESTVSRITSNKYVQTSRGILELKWFFSSGVRSAEGGIESSKKIHDLIRNLVKDEQPENPLSDQEIVEEIQKQGIEIARRTVAKYRKTLKILPSSQRKKVKSLESR; encoded by the coding sequence GTGAACCTCAGTCATTCACTAGTTCAAAAACAGACTCAGAAACTGGTGATGACCCAGGACTTAAGACAGTCCATCGAACTTCTGCCCTTATCCACTCTTGAACTTTCGGATCGAATCAGTTCCGAGCTCGTTGAAAATCCGATGCTCGAAGAGGAATACGCATCCGAAAGAAATCGAACCCCCGATCTCTACAGTCGAGACGATCTCAAACGAAAGGAAAAAAATGATTTCCTAAAGAATTCGGATATCACCTGGCAGGATAATTTTTCCATCGATCGCGCCGGCTCGGGAGGAACGGATGCGAGCGATCGAAATCAAAAATACATAGAATCTTCTCCCGAAAAAAGTTCTCTTTCCGAACACTTACTCTGGCAACTCAGACTTTCCAATTTAAAACCGGATGAAATCGCGATCGGAGAAATTCTCATTTCAATGCTCGACGATCACGGTTTTATTTCCATACCGATCAAAGATCTTTGCGTGGAAATGAAGCTGAATGAAAAAAAGGTTCGTAAAATTCTTGGACAGATCCACAGACTCGATCCGATCGGAATCGGAGCCAAGGACGTCCAAGAAACTCTTCTCATACAAGCTAATATCCTAAAGCCGGACGATACAAAACTTCATACTCTGATTCGAGAACATATCAAGGATCTCGAGAAGCTGGATTACAAAACGATTTCCAAAAAGATGGAGCTTTCACTCGAAGCCGTGGAAAGCCTCGCATCCGAAATCAAAAAGTTGGAACCGTATCCGGCGACTCTCTACACGGCAAACAAACCGGACTACGTCATTCCAGACGTGGTAGTAAGGGAAGTAGACGGAGAATTCGATATCTATATCAACGACGAGTGGATTCCCAGGCTCAAGATCAATAAAGAATATAAGAATATTCTAAAAAACGCAAAAGACTCGGACAAGGAATACATCACGACAAAACTCGGCTCGGCCGAATGGTTGATTCGATCGGTCAACCAGAGAAGACAGACCTTGTTCAAGGTCACATCCGCCATCATAGAAATGCAGACCGAATTCTTCCGTAAAGGAATTCAATTCATCAAACCGCTAACGCTCAAGGATATCGCAGAAAGACTGGACATGCACGAGTCTACGGTTTCCCGGATCACATCCAATAAATACGTTCAAACCTCTCGCGGAATTTTAGAATTAAAATGGTTTTTTTCTTCCGGGGTTCGTTCAGCGGAAGGTGGAATCGAATCTTCCAAAAAAATCCATGATCTGATCCGAAATCTGGTGAAAGACGAACAACCTGAAAATCCGCTGTCCGATCAAGAAATCGTAGAAGAGATTCAGAAACAGGGAATCGAAATCGCAAGAAGAACCGTCGCCAAATACAGAAAGACATTGAAGATTCTTCCGTCCAGTCAGAGAAAAAAAGTCAAGTCTTTGGAGTCCAGATAA